The genomic window TTGGTTTTGGAAATGTTTGGAGAAACTAGATCAATTGGTGCTTATCTTCTGTGAAATTATCTTTGGAAATTAATGGTCAAGCTTCAAGTTTATTTAGAAATGGTAAGGATGTCAGACAAGGTGACCCTATTTCACCATTTTTGTTCATTATGGTTGCTGAAATTCTTTCTCTTATGATTAAAAAAGATGTTTCTATGGATCTTATTTCTGGTTTCAAGCCTGCTCCTAAAGGTATTGTGATTAATCACCTTCAGTTTGCTGATGATCTTATAGTGTTCATTGATGACAAGACTGAGCAAACTTCAAATCTGaaaaatatcttattttcttttgagcTCATTTTTGGGCTTAGAGTAAATTTTAAGAAAAGCGTTGTGGTGCCTGTGGGTGAGGCTCAAAATGCAAGAGAATGTGCTGATTTATTTGGTTGTTCTTATGTTAGTTTCCCTATTAATTACTTGGGAATTCCTTTGGGCAGTAAGTCAAAGGATTCTTCTGTATGAGAAGTCATTCTTCAAAAATTCTAGAGAAAATTAAGTGGTTGGAAGAGAAAGAATATTTCTAAAGGTGGTAGAATCATTCTAGTTAACGATGTTCTGTCTAGTCTTCCAATAtattatctttctctttttcaGTTACCAAAATCTGTTGAAAAGGAAATGGAGAGGATTATGAGACACTTTATTTGGGGAGGCTCTAAAACAGTCAAGGAAAAATGATGGGTTGGATGGAAAGAGTTAATGCTTCAAAAGATAATGGAGGTCTGGGTATCAATAAACTTAGCATTATGAACAAAGCACTTCATTCTAAGTGGATACGGAGATATGGTAATGAAAAAGATGCTTTATGGAGGAAGGTGGTTAATCAAAAATTTAATGGCAATTCTATGGCTATCTTCCCTGATTCTCCTAATAGGCCAGTTAACAAAATTTTATGGGCAGGGATTATAGTGCAAGGAGATTGTTATTTCAAACTCTGTCATTCAAGTTTGGCATTAAGATTTctttatcctaatattttcagaATCTCCAGAAGTAAAGAGTATACTATATCTGAAGTAGTTTCTATTTGCAATGGTATTAAGACTTGGAACTTGAACTTCTCAAGAGATTTGAATGATTTTGAGTTGAATGAGTTATTGCATCTGCTGGATTTTATACCTGAGCCAAACTCATTAATTCCTGATGATGATGTCAGAATTTGGAGAAATGGTGACACATTTACTATATTCAGGTTGTTATTCTTCTTTGAATAATTCACAAGGGACACCATTTACTTACAAACTTGTTTGGAATCATAAGTTAACTATGAAAGTATCTTTCTTCATCTGGACTCTTTGTTATAATGCTGCTCCTACAATGGATAAGCTGAAGAACACTATCATTGTGAACGGATATTTGCTCTGCAAGAAGGATGCTGAATCAAATGATCATATATTCCCGCACTGTGATACTACAAGGAAAATATGGCAATTATTTTTGGATTGTTTCAATCTTCAATGAGTTTCTAATGACTGTGTCAAAAATACTCTTTGGGAATGGAAGCAGAAGAGGAACAAGAAAgataaaaaatggaaaatttgGGAACTCATTCCATTTGCTATTTGGTGGACTGTTTGGCTTGAAAGAAATAGAATATTTTATCAAGGAAAGTATCATTCTCTAGAGAGGTTTATTGATGATACTAAGATACTGCTTTTCAACTGGCTTTCAAAGGATGGGGTGTTTATGAACTATTTTCTGGATATGGTTCTTCATAATTGACATGTTGCTATCATGTAAGTGTTTTCTTCTCAATTTCCTTGGAAGGTTCTCATGCATGTTTtcgttcttgtatctttatgtttttttttctcttttatccCTTTGTCTGTCCAATTTAAACCAGAATTACACAAAAATTCATAACTCCCAAAATATATATccgattttaataaaatttatatttttggaaagggTTTTAGATGATCTACAAAATAAGATCCATTGTTTATTGTAAACTCGAAAAAAAAATCCGAAAAAGATAGCTAGGATGAAATTGGTTGCATTCTGAATTGAACTAAGATAAGAAAAACGAGGAAGGATCCCTTGACAGGGCCTTTTTAACAAGATCTAACATGGTTCGAAAGACGTCGGATCATGGTATAAGAACGACCAAGATTTTCTCGAGTTCATCTTCACTTAAACTAGAAAAAAAACTATTTTAAAAatagctaggatgaaactggatgcatcctagcttaagctaaaataagaaaaattatttcgaaaattggtaggatgaaatTGGTTGCATTATGACTTTGAATTCTACACTACCAACCGTTctacatatatataaagtcttgcacaataaccaccaccaccttcaatGGTAACAAGATGCAGCAAGCGCCCCCGTCACatcaaaattaataataataaataagtaCGTAAATATGTTGTACATCCTGATGAAGACatgtttatttttcaaaatatgcaGTATGAAACCTAATAAATCTTGACGatttttttatttcctttaatATTCAAGATGAAACTAATTTCATCCAGGTTTAAACTAAGATAAAACAGATTTCATATAGTTTTAATCTAGAGCAATGATTTATTATATCTTGCCAATTATCCAATGTTGACAccggtaaaaa from Papaver somniferum cultivar HN1 unplaced genomic scaffold, ASM357369v1 unplaced-scaffold_19, whole genome shotgun sequence includes these protein-coding regions:
- the LOC113338491 gene encoding uncharacterized protein LOC113338491, which translates into the protein MKAIKEFENFGFLDWRLNCTNIILIPECDGIVCVNQYRPIKLIGGVYKIILKLSSNRLKLILPSLITDFQGAFVDGRQITDRILIAAELIDASERSQIPRIAVKADLEKASSLFRNGKDVRQGDPISPFLFIMVAEILSLMIKKDVSMDLISGFKPAPKGIVINHLQFADDLIVFIDDKTEQTSNLKNILFSFELIFGLRVNFKKSVVVPVGEAQNARECADLFGCSYVSFPINYLGIPLGSKSKDSSV